A window of Micromonospora sp. WMMC415 genomic DNA:
CACCGGCCGGCCGGCGAACCCGTCGGCGACCAGCGCGGTGACCGCGCCGACGAGCACCGCCCGGCCCAGGGTCACCCGGTCGGCCGGCCCGAGAGCGGTCACCCCCGCCCGGTGCAGGCCCACGAGCAGCGTCAGGCACACCGCCAGCCCGTACCCGAGGCCGGCGAACCAGCCGGTGGGGCCGAGACCGACCGTCCCGGCGAGCCCGGCCAGCAGGACAATCTGGACGCCCAGCCCGATCAGCGGACCGTTTCGAACCGTGGCCACCGTGCCTCCGTGTCTATGATCGACAACTCCCTGACTGGGTAGTACGCATGAAACGACGGTCCGGTTCGCCCGGACGCGGAAAGGAGCAGCCGGTGACACGGACGGCCCGGGCCTTCTGGCTGCGGACACCCGGCCAGGGGGAGATCCGGCCGGCGCCGCTGCCCGCCCCCGGCCCCGGCGAGGTGCTCGTCCGGGCGCGGTACTCCGGCGTGAGCCGCGGCACCGAGACGCTGGTGTTCACCGGCGGCGTCCCCACCGGCCAGTACGCGGCGATGCGCGCCCCGTTCCAGGAGGGAGACTTCCCGGCGCCGGTCAAGTACGGCTACCTCAGCGTGGGCGTGGTCGAGGAGGGGCCGGAGGACCTGCGCGGGCGCACCGTGTTCTGCCTGCACCCGCACCAGACCGCGTACGTGGTCCCGGTCGACGCGGTGGCGGTCGTACCCGACGGCGTTCCGGCGGCCCGCGCGGTGCTGGCCGGCACGGTGGAGACCGCGGTGAACGCGCTGTGGGACGCGCCGCCGCTGGTCGGCGACCGGATAACCGTGGTCGGCGCCGGCATGGTCGGTGCCACCGTCGCGGCCCTGGCGGCGCGCTTCCCCGGGGTACGGGTGCAGCTCGTCGACGTCGACCCGGCGCGGGCGGCGCTGGCCGCGGCCCTCGGCGTCGAGTTCGCCGCGCCGGCCGACGCGGCGGGCGGACGCGACCTGGTGGTGCACGCCAGCGCCACCTCCGCCGGCCTGCGGCGCTGCCTGGAGCTGGTGGCGCCGGAGGGCACGGTGCTGGAGCTGAGCTGGTACGGCGACCGCGAGGTGACCCTCCCGCTGGGCGGCGAGTTCCACTCCGGGCGGCTCACCCTGCGCAGCAGCCAGGTGGGCCGGATCGCGCCGGCCCGGCGGAGCAGCCGCAGCTACCCCGACCGGCTCGCGCTGGCGCTGGACCTGCTCGCCGATCCGGTGTTCGACGTGCTGCTCACCGGGGAGTCCCGCTTCGCCGACCTGCCCGACGTGCTGCCCCGGCTCGCCGCCGGGCGGCTGCCGGCCCTGTGCCACCTCATCACCTACGACGGAGAGGACTAACCGTGTTCAGCGTTACCGTCCGTGACCACATGATGATCGCCCACAGCTTCCGGGGTGAGGTGTTCGGTCCGGCCCAGCGCCTGCACGGCGCCACCTTCGTCGTCGACGCCACCTTCCGCCGCGCCGACCTCGACGCCGACGGCATCGTGGTCGACATCGGGCGGGCCACCGACCGGCTGCGCGCGGTGCTGGGCGAACTGACCTACCGCAACCTCGACGACGAGCCGGCGTTCGCGGGCGTGAACACCACCACCGAGGTGCTCGCCCGCACCGTCGCCGACCGGCTCGCCGAGGCGGCGCACGCCGGTGACCTCGGCGAGGGTGCGCGTGGCCTGGCCGGGATCACGGTGACCCTGCACGAGTCGCACGTGGCGTGGGCCAGCTACGAACGGTCGCTGTGACGGGCACCGTCCACGCGGTGCTGCCCGGCGACATCGACGACCCGGCCACACCGAGCGGAGGCAACCGGTACGACCGGCGCGTCCTCGACGGCCTGGCCGCCGCCGGGTGGACCGTGCACGAGCACCCGGTACCCGGTCGCTGGCCGGACCCGGAGCCGGCCGACCGGGCCGGTCTCGCCCGGGTGCTCGACGCGCTGCCCGACGGGGCGGTCACCCTGCTCGACGGCCTGGTCGCCTCGGCCGTGCCCGAGATCCTCGCGCCGCGTGCCGGACGGCTGCGCCCGGTCGTGCTCGTGCACCTGCCGCTGGACCACGACGCCGAGCGCGCGGCACTGGCGTGCGCGGCGGCGGTCGTCACCACCAGCGGCTGGACGCGGCGGTGGCTCATCGACCGGTACGCGCTGCCCGCCGGGCGGATCCACGTCGCCGCGCCCGGCGTCGACCCGGCACCCCCGGCGGCCGGCTCGTCGACCGGCGGGGAACTGCTCTGCGTCGCGGCGGTCACCCCGCTCAAGGGACACGACACCCTGGTCGACGCGCTCGCCCGGGTCGCCGACCTGCCCTGGCGCTGCGTCTGCGCCGGGTCGCTCACCCGGGACCCGGTGTTCGTCGACCGGCTGCGGCGGCGCGTCGCCGACCAGGGTCTCGCCGGGCGGGTGCACCTGGCCGGCCCGTACCCCGGGGCCGATCTGGACGCCGCGTACGCGGCGGCCGACCTGCTGGTGCTGGCGTCGCGGATCGAGACGTACGGCATGGCGGTCACCGAGGCCCTCGCCCGTGGCGTACCGGTGCTGGCGACCGCGGCCGGCGGGCTGCCCGACACCCTGGGCCGCGCCCCGGACGGCACCCCGCCGGGGCTGCTCGTGCCCCCCGGTGACCCGGCCGCCCTGGCCGGCGCGCTGCGGCGCTGGCTCACCGACCCGGCGCTGCGCGGACGCCTGCGCCGGTCCGCCCGCGAGCGGCGGGCCGCCCTCGACGACTGGACGACGACGACCACCGCGCTGGCGACGGCGCTGGAAGGAGCGGCATGACCGTCGACCTGCCCGCGGGCTTCGCGGACTGGCTCACCCTGCGCGAGCCCGCCGACGCGGCGGCCCGCGCCACGGACCTCGTCGACCGGGTGCGGTCCTGGCTCACCGGCACCCCGCTGGTCGTGCACGACCTCGGCTGCGGCACCGGGTCGATGGGCCGCTGGCTCGCCCCGCGGCTGCCCGGTCCGCAGCACTGGATCCTGCACGACGGGGACGCCGGTCTGCTCGCCCGCGCCGCCGCCGACCTGCCCGCGGCCGCCGCCGACGGTGCCCCGGTGACCGTCGAGACCCGCCCCGGTGACCTGACCCGGCTCACCGCCGCCGACCTGGCCGGCGCCTCCCTGGTCACCGCGTCCGCGCTGCTGGACATGCTCACCGCCGACGAGGTCGAGCGGGTCGTCGCCGCCTGCGCCGGCCGGCCGGCCCTGTTCGCCCTGTCCGTCGTCGGCCGGGTGCGGTTCGATCCGGTCGACGCCCTCGACACCGAGATCGCGGAGGCGTTCAACGAGCACCAGCGCCGTACCGTCGGCGGCCGTGCCCTGCTCGGGCCGGACGCCGTCGACGTGGCGGCCGCCGCGTTCGTCCGGCACGGCGCCGACGTCGTGCTCCGGCCCAGCCCGTGGCGGCTCGGCCCGAAGGAACCGGACCTGTTCGAGGGGTGGTTCGCCGGCTGGCTCGACGCGGCCTGCGAGCAGCGGCCGGAGCTGATCGGCCCGGTCGGGGCGTACGCGCGGAGCCGGCGCGCCGCCGTCGCGGCCGGCCGGCTGACCGTTCTGATCGACCACCGCGACCTGCTCGCCCTGCCTACGGTGAACCCGTGAGCGTCGCCGTACGTGCCTACCCACGGGAAAGATCGTGAGGGAGGTCCGGATGGACACGGCGGTGACCACCGCACCCGCGGCGGGCCGGAGGGTCTCGGGGCGGGCCCTGGCATGGGTCCGGACGCTGGGCGGTGTCGGCATGCTCGGCGGGCTCCTCTGCTGGGTCGGCGCCGGCCCGTTCCTCGACGGGCTGCGCCTGATCGACGCCCCCGCGCTGGCGGCGGCGCTGGCCATCGGCGTGCTCACCACGGTGTGCTGCGCGTGGCGGTGGAGCCTGGTCGCCGGCGGGCTCGGGGTCCGGCTGCCGCTGCGAACCGCCGTGGCGCACTGCTACCGGGCGGTGTTCCTCAACGCGACGCTCCCCGGCGGGATCCTCGGCGACGTGCACCGCGCGGTTCGCCACGGGCGGGATTCCGGCGACGTCGGGCGGGGTATCCGTGCCGTCGTGTGGGAGCGAACCGCCGGACAGGTCGTGCTCGCCGCGGTGGCGGTGGTGGTGCTCGCCGCGTTCCCGTCCCCGGTCCGGCCGTACCTGCCGGCGGTGGCGGCGACCCTCGCCGCGCTCGGGCTCGGCGTGTTCCTGCTGGCCCGGGCGCTGCCGGTGGCCAAGCCGTCCCGCTTCGCGCGGGCGCTCGGCGCCGCGGTCGCCGACGTCCGTGCCGGGCTGCTGGCCCGCCGCACCTGGTGCGGGGTGCTGCTCGCCTCCGCGCTCGCGGTCGCCGGTCACCTGGCGACGTTCGTGCTCGCCGCCCGCACCGCCGGCTCCACCGCGCCGCTGTCCCTGCTGGTGCCGTTGACGCTGCTGGCGCTGCTCGCGATGGGGGTGCCGGCGAACGTCGCCGGCTTCGGGCCCCGCGAGGGCGTGGCCGCGTGGGCGTTCGGCGCCGCCGGCCTCTCCGCCGCCGAGGGCGTCTCGACGGCGATGGTGTACGGAGCCCTGGTGCTCGTCGCGAGCCTTCCCGGTGCCGCCGTCCTGGTGGCCCGTCGTGTCCGCGTGCCGGCCGGCACCGTCTGACAAGGAGTCCGATGCATTCCGCACCGCCCGCCACCACGATCCGTACCGAGGTCACCGTCCCGCTGCGCTTCCCCGACGGGTACACCACCACGGCGCGGGTCTTCTCCTTCGAGGGCCTGGCCGACGGGCGGGAGCACCTGGCGTTCGGGCTCGGCGACCGGGCCCACCCCCTCGACCCGGCGGGCACGCGCCGGCCCGTGCCGCTGGTCCGCCCGCACAGCGAGTGCCTCACCGGGGACGTGTTCGGCAGCCAGCGCTGCGACTGCGGTCCCCAGTTGCGGGAGGCCGTCGAGCGGATCGCCGACAGCGGCGGGTACCTGCTCTACCTGCGGCAGGAGGGCCGCGGCATCGGCCTGTACGCGAAGCTGGAGGCGTACGCGCTCCAGGAGGCCGGCCTCGACACGTACGACGCGAACCTCGCGCTCGGCCACCGCGAGGACGAGCGGGACTACACGGTGGCGGCGCAGATGCTCGCCGCGCTCGGCGTGGAGCAGGTCGCCCTGCTCAGCAACAACCCGGACAAGGCCGCCCAGCTGCACCGGCTCGGGGTCACCATCACCGAGCGGGTGCCCACGGGCGTGTACCTCTCCCCGGCGAACGCCGGCTACCTGGCCGCGAAGGTGACCCGCGGCGACCACGCCCTCGACCTACCTCTCGTCCATGACTGAGCGACCGTACGTCCTGCTCAGCTGCGCCGCCTCGATCGACGGCTACATCGACGACGCCACCGGCCAGCGGTTGGTGCTGTCCAACGAGGCCGACCTGGACCGGATCGACGAGGTGCGGGCCGGGTGCGACGCGATCCTGGTCGGCGCGGGCACGGTCCGCCGGGACGACCCGCGCCTGCTGGTGCGCTCCGACGCCCGCCGCGCCGACCGGGTCGCCCGGGGTCTGCCGGCCTCGCCGGCGCGGGTGACGCTCACCGGCTGCGGCGACCTCGACCCGGGGGCCCGGTTCTTCACCGTCGGTGACACCGACCGGTTCATCTACTGCGCGACCTCGGCGGTCGAGAAGACCCGCGAGCGCCTCGGCGACCGGGCCACCGTGGTCGACGCCGGGGAGCCGGTCGACCTGACCCGGGCGCTGGGGGACCTCGCCGCCCGGGGCGTACGCCGGTTGATGGTGGAGGGCGGCGCGAGCGTGCACGCCCAGTTCCTCACCGCCGGTCTCGCCGACGAGCTGCACCTGGTGGTCGCGCCGTTCTTCGTGGGCGACAGCCGCGCCCCGCGCTTCGGCGGCGACGGCTGCTTCCCCTGGCACGCCGGTCGCCGCGCCCGCGTCGCCGAGGTCCGCCAGATCGGCGACGTCGCGCT
This region includes:
- a CDS encoding zinc-binding alcohol dehydrogenase, translated to MTRTARAFWLRTPGQGEIRPAPLPAPGPGEVLVRARYSGVSRGTETLVFTGGVPTGQYAAMRAPFQEGDFPAPVKYGYLSVGVVEEGPEDLRGRTVFCLHPHQTAYVVPVDAVAVVPDGVPAARAVLAGTVETAVNALWDAPPLVGDRITVVGAGMVGATVAALAARFPGVRVQLVDVDPARAALAAALGVEFAAPADAAGGRDLVVHASATSAGLRRCLELVAPEGTVLELSWYGDREVTLPLGGEFHSGRLTLRSSQVGRIAPARRSSRSYPDRLALALDLLADPVFDVLLTGESRFADLPDVLPRLAAGRLPALCHLITYDGED
- a CDS encoding 6-carboxytetrahydropterin synthase, translated to MFSVTVRDHMMIAHSFRGEVFGPAQRLHGATFVVDATFRRADLDADGIVVDIGRATDRLRAVLGELTYRNLDDEPAFAGVNTTTEVLARTVADRLAEAAHAGDLGEGARGLAGITVTLHESHVAWASYERSL
- a CDS encoding glycosyltransferase family 4 protein; translation: MTGTVHAVLPGDIDDPATPSGGNRYDRRVLDGLAAAGWTVHEHPVPGRWPDPEPADRAGLARVLDALPDGAVTLLDGLVASAVPEILAPRAGRLRPVVLVHLPLDHDAERAALACAAAVVTTSGWTRRWLIDRYALPAGRIHVAAPGVDPAPPAAGSSTGGELLCVAAVTPLKGHDTLVDALARVADLPWRCVCAGSLTRDPVFVDRLRRRVADQGLAGRVHLAGPYPGADLDAAYAAADLLVLASRIETYGMAVTEALARGVPVLATAAGGLPDTLGRAPDGTPPGLLVPPGDPAALAGALRRWLTDPALRGRLRRSARERRAALDDWTTTTTALATALEGAA
- a CDS encoding methyltransferase domain-containing protein, with protein sequence MTVDLPAGFADWLTLREPADAAARATDLVDRVRSWLTGTPLVVHDLGCGTGSMGRWLAPRLPGPQHWILHDGDAGLLARAAADLPAAAADGAPVTVETRPGDLTRLTAADLAGASLVTASALLDMLTADEVERVVAACAGRPALFALSVVGRVRFDPVDALDTEIAEAFNEHQRRTVGGRALLGPDAVDVAAAAFVRHGADVVLRPSPWRLGPKEPDLFEGWFAGWLDAACEQRPELIGPVGAYARSRRAAVAAGRLTVLIDHRDLLALPTVNP
- a CDS encoding lysylphosphatidylglycerol synthase transmembrane domain-containing protein is translated as MDTAVTTAPAAGRRVSGRALAWVRTLGGVGMLGGLLCWVGAGPFLDGLRLIDAPALAAALAIGVLTTVCCAWRWSLVAGGLGVRLPLRTAVAHCYRAVFLNATLPGGILGDVHRAVRHGRDSGDVGRGIRAVVWERTAGQVVLAAVAVVVLAAFPSPVRPYLPAVAATLAALGLGVFLLARALPVAKPSRFARALGAAVADVRAGLLARRTWCGVLLASALAVAGHLATFVLAARTAGSTAPLSLLVPLTLLALLAMGVPANVAGFGPREGVAAWAFGAAGLSAAEGVSTAMVYGALVLVASLPGAAVLVARRVRVPAGTV
- the ribA gene encoding GTP cyclohydrolase II, whose translation is MHSAPPATTIRTEVTVPLRFPDGYTTTARVFSFEGLADGREHLAFGLGDRAHPLDPAGTRRPVPLVRPHSECLTGDVFGSQRCDCGPQLREAVERIADSGGYLLYLRQEGRGIGLYAKLEAYALQEAGLDTYDANLALGHREDERDYTVAAQMLAALGVEQVALLSNNPDKAAQLHRLGVTITERVPTGVYLSPANAGYLAAKVTRGDHALDLPLVHD
- a CDS encoding dihydrofolate reductase family protein; its protein translation is MTERPYVLLSCAASIDGYIDDATGQRLVLSNEADLDRIDEVRAGCDAILVGAGTVRRDDPRLLVRSDARRADRVARGLPASPARVTLTGCGDLDPGARFFTVGDTDRFIYCATSAVEKTRERLGDRATVVDAGEPVDLTRALGDLAARGVRRLMVEGGASVHAQFLTAGLADELHLVVAPFFVGDSRAPRFGGDGCFPWHAGRRARVAEVRQIGDVALVRYALSDRCAG